In Metopolophium dirhodum isolate CAU chromosome 5, ASM1992520v1, whole genome shotgun sequence, the sequence CGTGACTGTATCAAGAAAATGTCGATTAACCGATTATTCGATATACTACAAGTTATAAAAgtacactatataggtacccagAATATGTATTGAATTCACCGAATTTAGAGGtacatattgatataataatatattatatggcttGTCAGTTAATTTTGACTTGGGACTGTTCATTGTTAcacgtatttataaaataagtatattatatgttacgcCTCGCCTCGTGTGCCCGAAGTATAATCCGTCTATTCACCAGagcagtataaataatattatatattgtattatgtgattcaatataatatcatattattattaggtcgGCCGTCGGGACGAAATGGTCGAGAAACGATCTCTGGCCGCGCGTCAAGTCATTGCGCAATATAATTGGATCCATTGATGTCGGATCACGACTACATTATATGGGCCGTAGCCTGCAGGTACGGGGGTGATGTTAcgtaataatagaatatacaaatacaatgcgATGGCACCACAGCCGGGAATTAAGGGTGTTTTCAAAAATGCCCATTTTATAATACTCACAATTGAATGCCGATTTCTACGGATGATGACCCGTAGAGGTACGGATAACGTGTCCCAGGTATGCATTATACGACATCCGGACGGAtattggtgaaaaaaaaatgtctattttcAATCTTTGTACGATAGCATTTTATAGTTCGGagcattattatttcatacgaAAAACGTGTATACgcttatacttaatattatatattatacacgtatggGTACTTTAAAACGTGCTTTGTTGTTGGGGAAAAAAATGTCAAGTCGCATCatgtatatgtacctacctacataatacttaCATCTATTATGTATGTGTTCAGCAGAGAATATATAATAAGAGTTTACGAGAataaattggaaatttaaaactcaaatccgttattgtatataatgtgaATACTCTCAATACGAATAGCATTGATGTGTGgaataatattcaatgtaaGACTTACAACAATGAAAAGGACGCCAACAAGTTGTTTCCCAATAATACCGAATTGGTTCCCGAGTAGTCTAGACTCTAGAGGTTTGCATTGGTACATAGGTTCCCGAATGGTATAATGctcacatattataaattgattccGATAAACTTgcattacaaaaaaagaaacggttgaaattttttcaattataagtagaaaataattgtgtatacaAACGACCACtgtttatttctaattttacaCACACATACGAGTGTCAAGAATACCGAATTTCGGGAAAAAATCACCGATGGTTAAATTGTCGGATTTTTAACAGTTTACCCAAAATAAACGTGATCAATATGTAATTCTAACTGACCAAATCCAATAATCGTTGTAGATGCGTTATTAGGAGTGTTTTTAAAGTCTaccttataggtaggtatacgattTGACTATTAGTggtaatgaatttataaaaattgaaataaataggttttttatgacgatttttaacatttctattatttttatgttcagtttaagcgataatattattatataattataatctatatattttaattaaattgaacgtgcaatcgtgttttaataaaaatttttcaacataGAGTTATTTGTATTTCTATAAGTTTTAAAGCATTGTCAACTATGGCCATTAACATTTTGTGGGGGTTACGGTAGGATTTCAGCAAAAGGTGAGTATGTGGGGCGAGGATTCGTCGCTAAAAACCCGAGtgatcacccatccgggagctagcagCGCTGGACAATGCTTGAATGCAGCCATATTAGCGACTAATATAGCCACCAAACCAGGTCCCTgctctaatatttttatattcaatttaatcgatattattatcatatttttttttattttacacaataatatacacaagtACAGTTGATGCACGTTAAGcacattattttgataaaggcTATAATACATGAGTACTTGATAAGAAACCACCCACTAGTAGCACTTgacgaattattatataacttataaaataattctaataaatcatttatattatttaattaaaattgacatGGCCGCAATCCCTAGTAAAATACTACTGTTGATCTTAAAAATTACAACTGTatagtcaattaaaaaaaataacattccaaataaaattaaaaagagtGAATTTTGATCTAAGTATATTGGTTTTTAAGGAGACGAAATAGGCAACAAATTATACATACGCTCATATTATGCGGTTTCGATGAATCCCTAAAGccatactagtatttataatcaatggctATACCAAGCAACTTAACAGTTGGATACAGCTAtcgtcaaaaataattaaaatttgaatgataattattataatattatcttggcTAGACAGTTCGCttgtgcataaaataataataactgttaatatttataaacaggtacataatattacgttttatgatattgctatataaatatttatttatttatttataaacgggTAGGTACTCTTtggtaataatactataatagtacagTAAGTTGTAAGTATAATCTCAATTTAACAAACATACCTAatagtgaaattaaattatatgtaatatactacaattatcaattttataataagtacctaataacaagtaataatattatctagacaaGAGTACAAGAGAAAGTAATAACACTGcatctatttatatttagtgggaGATAATTTTGACGACTCCGAGTAACAAATTTGTctagattttactgtaaaattaaagtatcagttgaatacttttaatagtcatacatatttgatatttatttgttataactaatataatttcaattccTGATCGGAAAAAGTGTAAGTGGTATAATTACTGGTATACGAAATCGATCTGTTCATGAAAAGTTGTCCATTTTATTAAGTagaaacgataaaaaatatactgtgtATGCACAAAAACACAgtaatatagtgtataaatatttaagtaatttaaaatttagaacatacaaacataaaaaatacttatttaaaaaaacgaaaaattagatatgtgtatatataaatatattataataatatgtaactatataataaaatataaaatcaatgtaattgtataataatatacatattcacGGCTGAACGATTAGGGTCGTGGATTtcttttcgatttttaatttgatgCGATGTTTTTAAAGTAGCTAGACATTTGTAAGAACATCTCTACCTAATAaaaaacttacaattttttGGATGTACGTATCATTTTCTTGAATGGATTCAATTACTTCCATAGTTGCACGGTCACACAGATCAAAATTACTCAAGATACAAGAATAACTGCACTATACAGGAACTCAAGAAGTATACAAACCGTTTAAGCCGTTTAAGGTGTTACCatagtaagtaataagtaaatattaggTACAGGGGTCAGTAAAGTAAATactacaataacaatttatttttgaaaaagacaTGTTGTTTCCAAGTTCCcaacacaaaaaattaatattatgaagctTGTAAGCGACACTGGCGCGGTGGGCGGCACTAAGACATAATTTTCAGATaattttgtaaccaaaaaaaacaataattttttatcaacacaaattaaaatcgtctatttatatagttttggcaaaactattaataatgactaatgagatGTATTTGATCTAAAACATCAAGCTCagcttattaaaaacaataaacatattaatatgatgttAAACACATAAATCATCATTCATCATTCATCATTCATTACAAGTCACAACCATTGGGAATGCAAGCTTGTCAATAAATAATCTCTTATACTAACACAATACACATTATACTAGGTTTTATTTAGACAGTAAActccaaccttttttttttgtttgcgaatatttctattatattttcatcaacTTTGTCATGCATATTTCGACATACATTTAACAAGCATAAACTTGTTAAACATTTCTCGTCCATCCTTGATCGAAGCCCAGTTTTAACTCTGCGTAAATTCAAAGAATTTCTATCAGCCGAAGCAACATTTAAATTCGGTGGATTCTTACATAAATACGATTAGATAGCTGAGCTATTAGTCATAATCGATAACATTGTGTTgtagttattttcatttttcgatCAGGTTGAGTACATCGATGaccaataaaattttgattattttgaaaacactCAGGAACCAGGGCCCACGTTAATCGTAGTTATTGGTATTCCATTaggaactatattataatcctagttcatattataatattatgtaataataattaataaacactcgaattttattcttttgattGGGAAGTATGTCGAATTGGTTATAGCTGTTTCTTTGAATATTTAATCGATCACGCCACTGTTGCTTCATGGCAGCCGACCAgcaaatcattaattatttttataatattattgtaaaagttcaaaatcaaaaatttgggCGCAAAAACATACAACCATACAAGcatctgataatattttcacgGACTGGGAACGAGCAGCTTATCAGTGGCCTCGAAAGTATGTACGAGAGGCAAATGCCGGGGGTCGTAATCACAATTGAGAGTTTACAGCGCCATCTGTATAAAACACGGACTGAGATACAAAATGAGTGTTGATGGTAACAGAGGAACCTTTTGCGGGCTGTCCCCCGTCACCCGCCCACCgtgtcgtttccagtccattatatcttagtccgcgAAAAGCATTAAAACTATTTGAGGTTATGTAACATAAACGCGCATTGTGCGTAATTATTGTGCAGTATTGTGTTTTTTAGACATTCAGTGATTGTACGAGTGCGACGCCGACACGGGTTGTGATAGGTCGTCGCTGATTAAATTGTCcattacaattgtttttaaatttgaataatattgttaatgttcAATTTTACTTAGGTATGATTGATTCAttctaaaactaaattttattgcTTTGAGATTAGATacagtttaaattatacaatttagaatTATTACCGCAAAATGGCAGAATTTGTACAGCGACGTAAGGAAGAAATGATTATTGAAGTTCCAGTACTCAATAGTCATTTTAAGAAATCTGCAgtgaagtaaaaatattttataaaacttaaattccAATAacgtatttattactattaattgattaatattatatgctattggtgtatgtacctataaaattatatgcttTTATATTTACGTGCTTTGTTTACAGAAATATATTGAACCAACGAGAAAAATTTGAGTATAGATTGATGCGTCGAAACAAACAAAAGTCGGATTTTACtctttatattacatttttgaagtCCATTATCAAGAAAGTTGAACAAGTAATAACctacaataatagttttaacatCTTactataagtttaatattataatgtaatttgctATATTAGATGGGTTCAATAAGTACTGAATCACTTAAGCTTGTTAATCAGCATAATAACCGGATCATAGACCTTTATCGTGCGtctctaaaatatttcaaagatgATATATCCCTCTGGAAGGAATACATAAAATTCCTGATGAAATGTGtgagtaaatacattttgtaattattattatttatactacctatacctaaattatatatatcaaaatgtattacgATTATTCAATATGTTTATCAAATGGaacataacaattaacaaattcCATTCACACCTGTCTATGAtgaattgataatatatttattcctCTTATTCCTCTTGTTGCTTGaacaatttctattttatttaagagTAATAATTTAggacattttattttctatattttaggATAAACTAGAGTTGTTACGGAGAGTTATAAACAGTGCCTTGTTATTACATGGTCACATGTCAGATTCACTGTATGTTTTTGCGGTAAAACAAGAAtttgaagatttaaaaaatatccaaaaagcAAGAGAATTGTACACTGATGGATTACATGCACATAAGACTtcgtcaaaattatattttatagcctTTAAGTGCGAACTTTCCTACTCAGAAATACTCACACAAAAGGTGTTGAAATCTGGTAATATCTAGTTAAATgtactataatacctatttatttatctaactttaataaaatatttatttaaaattttaaaataattgtcaaaacaatagtaactaatatttttttttttcaacagggAAAGAGTGGAACCAAGAGGATCCGGCATTAAATGGATCTGTAgccaaaataatttatgaatcggctatagaaaatataaaaaatgatcatAATCTTTACTTCAAAATGTATCAAGAAGCTGCTCAATATAGTTTTTCATTAAACTTATCGGAAGAAatcaaaaagtaatatttttatccattatTAAACTaactttagttattattaacgCTGTGGATGTACACCCGACCATAGTCTGGATTATAATAGACACTCGACTATATTGTTGTCATATGTGCATGCGTGGGGACTTATTATAAACTATGGGACCGTGTAattagattaccgatttaaGTGTATGAAaagatagttaaaataaaaaaaattagtaaccaTAGCTACAacttatactacataatattaatcttaTAGTTTATAACAAGTCCCCACGCATCCACATTTGATAACAATATGGTCGTGTGTACATTATCAGCTCGACCGTGGTCAGGTGTATACACACAGCGTATTATTAATCCAAGCTTTATCTTTAATGCTAAGTTTTAagaaaattttgatatttgttgTCTTTACATACTTTTCACACACTCATTATAGAATTGCTCTTTTTATTTCTCATTTTGTAGGTAAACTCTTACTCTAAGACTAGGTAGATGTCATTGGcatagtatataacataataagatACCCAGGGAGtgacctgttttttttttgtttttaaactattaataatataactattaaactatATCTACTGCTACTAAATAATTATCccttaataaaatgttgaatagattatatttacttaatttgaACTGTTAGGCTATTAAACGAGAAATGTGTGGATTGGATTTGTTAGTTTGTATGTGAAGACAGGCAGTGGCGCTgaagtacaaaattaaatgtatggcaAGGATATCCGACAACCACCCACCCCACCCACCCCACAAAACCcactaaaataatttgaaacccTCCTCGCAGTCTCACAAACAATTTGCCATccacttttgttttatttttgatcagatttttcttcttttttcaaCCAATacgtatgtaaaaatattaaaataataattaattacctgcAACGGCTGCAACGatagtacaaaatacaaaaatataaacaaaatgcaaccttttatattatattataatattatgtatataatattaatattgttattacttattactctCGATGggcaatattacttaataatttgtgaTCCTATTcctattaattttcttaattttattcttcTATGAATCCACCCCCCagctaaatgtttatatgtatggcAGCTGCCATACATAAACATGGACTTTGGTGCCACTGAAGACAGGTATAACCAATGATATGGTGACATTCtggtaaatgtaaattttaaagcattaaaaaaccaaataactATTCCTTCTAACATTTTACATAGATATgtatgtgttttatattatgcactatacTTAAGTGTTTGGTGCCAGAAGTGAATCACATAAATTCTGCAGGAGGGGAAATAAaagaaaatgattattttaatatgaatgttTTTGTACTTGATACACGTTTTTGTTTCTGAATTTTGTAAGGTTTTCGTGTCATgattacttattaacaaaaacatatattatggttCATAGATTATCCTTGTAGAGGGAAAATATAGGATAGCatactaattttattaagaTTACTATCCTGATTTAAAACAGTATGTTTGAAAGTATTTAGACTTTATTAGCTAAAAAGACcttagatataataaaaatatattgcaaacaaatataatcgtaaagatttttttttatgtttataatacagtgaaacttccatataacgaagtcgaataagcagcaaaaaaaattcgttatatagaggaattcgttaaatagaattacgtatttttttcaactttttttattatttttttattatgtaggtatattgtatgtaaaaacaacatcaaatatcatattacagtttaatttaatatttaaccttaaatataatttaaaagaaataatcggtaagttttgtttgcttattatttttgaaaattgtccttcttttgtaaaaagtttctatatcgtcaagttttaaaaaaaatttcatcggGAACATTTGCTTCTTGTCTAAAACCATTTCTTACCACCGATAAAGCGTTTAATATGTCTTCTTCTGTGAGTTTGGATTGTTCTACTGCATGTTCCTCTCCGTCGTCTTCTTCTTCAAATTCATCgggattttctttttttctaacCTCTTCTACAATACTTTCTTCAGTAGGTGATTCATATACGGCGATATCttcatcaattttcaaataatcttGTAAAGTAACGCCATCGCAGTGAACTAACTCCCATTCTCGTTGTACATCTGGTATTTCAATATCGGTctcaatattttcatttgtaaatccagctttgaaaaaacatttttttctttgattAACGAACCTGATATAGGCAGATTGTTATTTCGTATACAAGTCATCCATTTAAGAATAGCGTTGTCAACTTCTTCATAGACACAAATTTTCATTCGTTTTCTATTGCTGAGGAGAGAAGAATTTTGCATTTGATTGGTTACGTTTTCACGGTTTTTCAAAATGGTTGATAGAGAACTTGTTGGAATACTATATTTTgcggcaatattttttttttaacacctttatCAACTtcgtttaaaatttcaaatttatcggCGATGGATAAACATTTACGTTTTGACATTTGTTTTGTACGGACGAAGAGAAAACGAAAGAATGTATACTCGTTTGCACCAATATTGGAACTGAAGTGtactacagtaaaattaatcagtTTGCCTACCTTCGGTGTCTTATCTTTATCGGGTACATTGTTCATGTACAATTTTAgtactaaacataaactatcaatttgatagtgacaacatttacaaaaactggtttttatcgaataattatttcgttatatagaaacatcagattcgttatttggagataaatttacatgtaattaacaatgaaagtcatagttcttaaaaatattttgttaaacagaaaatttcgttaaatggaagttcgttatatggaagtttcactgtacaatataactaaataacatAATCCATAACTCTTTTATTAGCAGCAGCAAAGCAATCAATAAtactatcaatattaatattatgtttattgtagtATATACAGCCAAGTCACAATAACTTAAAAACCTCCTTAGCTCAAATTGTTGTCTTGTCCCTTAAAGCATTAAGTTGTATTtgaggtatataatttaaatcatttctaaatataattaatttgaattcccCCTGAGATTTAAGTTTTTGAAACTCGACTGTATTTAAAAGTATCAACCCAATAAGTTTTAGTTTATACTCCAGTCATTCCGCTTCCTAACCCAGCTTTTAATCTAATAAACAATGGCCAAAGCATCAATTCAAATAAACATAAGCTAGgtgtaaaataattgatttacttAAACAtctaattatacttaataaaagtatatttattcaaacactTTACATAGCTGAATAACTACCTGCGAAAATTTGAGAAGCTACTTGCCTGCTCTGCAGTTGGTGAATTAAGTAGAAGAGTTAATATAAGAATAACTTTTTTGATAGACACAAGTTAAAATAACATCAGGGCCTTATTCAATTCCATTATTTGGaacttgtaaaattaaaatgtatatacagtcCATGTTTATAACATTCTTTAAAACAACAAAGTttacaaaaatccaaaaataaaatcataatgttAACTCCCATCTAGTTTTACACAAGGATGTGCGTACTGTGGtataaccaacaaaaaaaaattaatgagaGTTTCAAAGTGAGGATTTaagagttttaaatattttgtcatttaagTACAAAACTTCACATGGCGCTTAGTGGGTGAAGGAGATCGCCCCAGGGACTTACCTTGAACttaactaaaatagtaaaattttaaattataaggcTATGGTGTGAGGACATCTttgaattaatgttatattatctttatgaatagttaatacatatgattttaaacaattgtagtttaattttaattgttatctgaataatatatttctgaataaattaattgatgTATTTAAGAGAACACTTCGCCCAAATGTGTGTTGTCCCTGTCTTGTAAACACAACGTAAAAATTTGTGTTTAGCAGAACCAATTTTGTCATTTGTGTTGTTACCTTTAATATTAAGctgatattaatgtattatctcAAACCTAAACACAAGAACAATATCTGTGTCCTGTGTGTAGttttttactgtaatattttacatcttCCAAACTCAGTTAAGAATGTTACTATTGTAAAAACCGGTGTAgaaacacaaataatgttcttacacctacgttttataatagataaattcattttaatattaaagcaaacaaaattgattttgatatttttgtaatattgtattttttttcacagattTATGTTGACTACTTTTAGCAAGGATCCAAATTATTGGGATACTTTAGCTACAAATGAACTGTTGAGTAAATCTTCAAAcacagaaaaatttaaaattacgtatgaacttatttataaaatattatgcattatacattaaattaaattttaatttatatgtatgttttttgtagaaaatgCCTCGATAGATATGACACAGCTCTTACAGTACTTGATACAGATGAGATGTGGGACAAGTATTTGACAACTATTTTAAAAGTAACATCAGATACtcaaaaaacagaagtttataaaagaaatttaCTCAGACAATCTATGTTTAACGCTcacaagaaaaataaattgaaacctAAACACTACATTCAATGggtaagaaatttaaattatttttttttaaagaaatttgattttttttattattcttttcaCTTTTATTGTTTAGATAAATAAGTCAAAAAGTTCCATGACCACCGAAATTTTGGATTTGGCTATCAAAGCATATCCAAATGACACAAGTATCTTAGAAATTAATATAGAACATAAATTGACCGATACAGATGAACTAAAatcttatgatttatttaaGCAAAATGCTAATAAAGTTTCTGCCAGTATTTGGCTTAAAGtcgttgattattttttaaataaaccacaGATTAGTGATGTTTTCAATATGATATTTGGAGATAAAGCTGTTTGTACTAATGAAGTGAAACAAAAACTTGGAAATGAGTATTTAATGTGGTTAAGCAAAGAGAAGCCGTTGAATGATGCTCGAAATGCTTACTACAAATTAATCACAAATAGTAGTTGTGATGCAAGTCTATGCAACACTATAGTAACTCTGGAAACCGAACAACAGAAAATAGATGTCAGCAAGATCAGGCAGCATTTTACATTAGCATGCATGCAGTTTGGTAAAACCAATATTGGTTAGTTAAAACTatcttgtttttgttttattattgttactatattttttttatgtttagattTGTGGATGAAACGAATTTACTTTGAGCTAAAGTATGGGTCACCAAAACTTGTTTCTGATACATATCATCAAGCGTTAACAACTTTGAATAATGAGGAGTCTGATCAATTTGCTGAACAATATGCATCAAGGgtttctatatttaataaaattaataaaatataataactgcaTAATATCTATGCAGATTATTAAAGATTATATACGATTCCAAATTGAAGAAaacttattcaaattaattatttttataagcgttgATATGGAACTTTCTTATGAATTCTatcattttcaatttgtattccgtcagaattttttttcaataactgtATGCGCCAtctgaaattaaatttacatttaaattgtcaacaaatttaaaaccttaatatttgtatttatactttattaccTGTTAAATATATAAGCACAGCACCAAGTACCAACACATAAACTTGAAATAAgtattgtacaaattaaaatgatcATATTTGGTGATCTATTTcggaataatagttttataatagggtCTTGCATTATTTTGGTCCATTTGGTTGATAATCCAATcactttaaacattaaataacgtTCTGTATTTATTgatagataattaatataaaacagattttacaaacCTTTAATTTCCATTATATTTGTGACCCAAGTGCTATTCATTTCAGTGCTCTTGACAATACATTTCCAAATGccttgaaaatgtttattttctatGGTTATTGTATCCACATCAATCTACAAAATTCACCAGAATGAattgaattgttttataattaaattaacagaATGTTTTTAATACCGATGCGAGGGAATTAATTCCATAACTTTTTATCACAAAACTATCGTTTACCAGCCATTCTTGTGACAAtccgttaaataaataactcagTGTTGCTGCGTTGCATTGCACTCTAACCACATCTCCAATGTATACAGATATGGGTTTGTCATTTATAGCCACGGCGAACAGTTTCAACATCATTCTTTTAGATTTTTGCGGCTGTGCCACAAACGCATATACTCCTGAATCACGAGTTGTACATGAACTTATAACTACAAAAGACATACAAAAAATCATTATa encodes:
- the LOC132945359 gene encoding U3 small nucleolar RNA-associated protein 6 homolog, whose protein sequence is MAEFVQRRKEEMIIEVPVLNSHFKKSAVKNILNQREKFEYRLMRRNKQKSDFTLYITFLKSIIKKVEQMGSISTESLKLVNQHNNRIIDLYRASLKYFKDDISLWKEYIKFLMKCDKLELLRRVINSALLLHGHMSDSLYVFAVKQEFEDLKNIQKARELYTDGLHAHKTSSKLYFIAFKCELSYSEILTQKVLKSGKEWNQEDPALNGSVAKIIYESAIENIKNDHNLYFKMYQEAAQYSFSLNLSEEIKKFMLTTFSKDPNYWDTLATNELLSKSSNTEKFKITKCLDRYDTALTVLDTDEMWDKYLTTILKVTSDTQKTEVYKRNLLRQSMFNAHKKNKLKPKHYIQWINKSKSSMTTEILDLAIKAYPNDTSILEINIEHKLTDTDELKSYDLFKQNANKVSASIWLKVVDYFLNKPQISDVFNMIFGDKAVCTNEVKQKLGNEYLMWLSKEKPLNDARNAYYKLITNSSCDASLCNTIVTLETEQQKIDVSKIRQHFTLACMQFGKTNIDLWMKRIYFELKYGSPKLVSDTYHQALTTLNNEESDQFAEQYASRVSIFNKINKI
- the LOC132945360 gene encoding uncharacterized protein LOC132945360, with the translated sequence MIFCMSFVVISSCTTRDSGVYAFVAQPQKSKRMMLKLFAVAINDKPISVYIGDVVRVQCNAATLSYLFNGLSQEWLVNDSFVIKSYGINSLASIDVDTITIENKHFQGIWKCIVKSTEMNSTWVTNIMEIKVIGLSTKWTKIMQDPIIKLLFRNRSPNMIILICTILISSLCVGTWCCAYIFNRWRIQLLKKNSDGIQIENDRIHKKVPYQRL